The Pseudonocardia broussonetiae DNA segment GGGATCGCCCCGGGACGCACCGAACGGGAGGTGGCGCTCGACCTCGAGGACCGGATGCGCCGCCACGGCGCGCAGGGCCCGGCGTTCGAGACGATCGTCGCGGCCGGGCCGCACTCCGCCGTGCCCCACCACCGCCCCACCGACGCCGTGCTGCGACGCGGCGACCTCGTCAAGATCGACTTCGGGGCGCTCGTCGGCGGCTACCACTCCGACACGACCCGCACGGTCGTCCTGGGCCCGCCGGCCGACTGGCAGCGCGAGCTGCACGACCTCGTCGCCGCCGCCCAGCGGGCCGGGCGCGACGCGCTGGCGCCCGGCGCCGACGTCGTCGCCGTCGACGCGGCCGCCCGCTCGGTCTGCGAGGAGGCCGGGCGCGGTCGGGAGTTCCTGCACGGGCTCGGCCACGGCGTCGGGCTGCAGATCCACGAGGCGCCGCTGCTGGCGCGCACCGGCGTCGGCGTCCTGGCCGCCGGGATGGCGGTCACCGTCGAGCCCGGGGTGTACCTGGAGGGCCGCGGCGGCGTCCGGATCGAGGACACCGTCGTCGTCCGCGACGGCGGGCCCGAGGTCCTCACCGCGACCACCAGGGAACTGCTGCACCTGTAGGGGCGGGTACCCTGACGTGCGGACGACGGCGCCGGGACGGTGCCGTCCGCGAGACACACCCGGCGCGCCTCCTCACGGCAGCCGCGCGCCCCGAACCGATGCAGGAGACCCGCTCACGTGGCCACCACGA contains these protein-coding regions:
- a CDS encoding M24 family metallopeptidase → MTPSARRAALRALLPAREVDALLVTDLVNIRYLTGFTGSNAALLVHVDGDGSSRFCTDARYRSQSAAQVPDLERVEDRACARTLVAGAAVGRLGFESDAVTVDAHAALVDVAGDTALHRVPGLVQRLRTVKDESEIDALRAACAAADAALTDLVDAGGIAPGRTEREVALDLEDRMRRHGAQGPAFETIVAAGPHSAVPHHRPTDAVLRRGDLVKIDFGALVGGYHSDTTRTVVLGPPADWQRELHDLVAAAQRAGRDALAPGADVVAVDAAARSVCEEAGRGREFLHGLGHGVGLQIHEAPLLARTGVGVLAAGMAVTVEPGVYLEGRGGVRIEDTVVVRDGGPEVLTATTRELLHL